The DNA region GCAACTGTTATTATAAAGCATTGTGGTTACTTGACAGACACAGGGATATTccataaaatttccttttagaGGTCTACTAAAAGCAGATCTAGAATGCTACTTGAAGTCATCTTTCCAGTGCTGACAGACTCTTAGATTCTGGAAACTTCTACGGTTGAGAATATGAAGAAATATTCTAAGTGTTGTCATTCTAGTATTGAGGCAGCTTGAGGTGGTGTTAGAAAGCCTATGGAAAGAGATGAATTTCCTTCAAATATAAAGTGAGAAACAGGGAATCCATCAGACTTTATGACTGCATGGAAAGAGccataaaacctttttttattaatttgagCAGTGAAGATGGTAGTGCACAGGTACATTTCCCAGTTTAGGAAGCACTTAATTTTTCAGCAGCTGGATAAGGATTACTTCCTGCATTTGCTTCCTCACCCCCAAACTTCAAGCTAGACAAGCACCTGTCAGCATACACTGACTATTCACCCAAATGATTTGAATATGTTAGTGGGTATATCCTTGTACCTTACAACTTTTACCATCCTTGGTttcttgtcttttatttttgaaagcagtGCTTTCATTGTTCTACCAGTCTCAATAATGTCctgaaagagataaaaaaaataaattattcttgaagtttgaaaggaaaaccagactGTCAGTGGATTAAGTTAGAGCATAACAATCTGGCAGCCCAGTAacataattaattattattttatatgtaatatgtattaatttgaaaagaagggagaaaaaatccATGTCATTCCACCCCTTGTTCAGTCATTACTTACCTCTACTACTAACACATTCTGGAAGAGATTACGtagggaaagaaggaaacaaaagaaaagaaaatacttaaatgCCAATTTTCAGCAAATTATACAGCCAAGAAAAGCACACTAAAGCCCTCAGTTTAAGGAAGTTGCACTGATTTTCAAAGGAGATTGTTGCTTGAACTACTGACTTTACTTTGGTACTTTCTGAAGAGTCTCTCTGTAAGTATTAATGAAAGCTTAAAACATGGTGATAAAGGCACCTATGTCAGGTCTATACATTGCTCTCTGTGTAGCACTAGTGTTCTAGAGCCACACAGAATGTCTCAGTTTAGTATGGTTCATTTCTGGGTGTTCTGGGATAAAATGGGGAATAGGATCTTTGGGAGCAGTCGTCACTGATTACTTCAAGTTTCCACTGAGATCAGTGGGAATTACTCACTTTTTCAAAGCCCAGCAATTTAAATCAGTGTTAAGTGTTAAATCAGTGTTAAATGGGAAGTATGCAGTATCAAAATCTTAATAAAAATGgtttttctggaaaatacaCAAGAACAGTTGTTTCCCTTCAAAAGCTGAAGATGCTAATTTGTACCTTCCCATTTAGTGTAGACAGTTCCTCTCccacaaaactgattttttctgCGGGTGAATCATTctagaaggagaaagaagagattGAAGTCACATAAAGCATGTCCAAAAGTGTTATCCTGTATTTGTTTGAAAGATGTGCTGCTCTTGGTTTTTGCCAGAGGATGGAGTTTGCATCTGTCCCTGGCTTTCTCATGTTGAGTGTTCTACTATATGTTTATTTCAGTGAATGTGTAATATCCCCCCTTTGGGGAAGATCAGTAAATCAGTTCctttttaatatgtaatttGAACAGAATGTATTCATAAACTCAATTTTTGTATGCATAAACAAAAACTACCAGTATTTAGAATGCCAGTCTATGGACAGAGTcaattttccaaagaaaagaaagttgcTTACACAGTAGCTTTTTATTCTGACAAAATCCACGGTAACAGGCACCGATTTATCACCATTTTGATTTAGTGCTTTTATATGGTCCAGCAAATCAGCAAAGAATTTATAGCCTCCTTTAAGGACACAGAGTGCAACAATGTGATGACTTCCCATGTCTTGCATGATATCTCTAGCCAAACGTTCTGTcctgcaagagagaaaaaaaaaagttatgttttTATAGCTAGCATAATTGTTACCACAGCAAGTCATAGGAAAGTTAGTTACATATTTGCACAGCACAAGCTGATTTAATCCATAAACCTTAATATTGCAGGATAGGCGGACTTAAAGGTATTTGAGGGAACATGGAAGCTTAACCGAGCTTGTAGAGGAATCCTCTCCAGAAAACCCCTCTTGTACTAGACTTCAGGACAGAAGTGTTAGGCTGCAGGGTTTCCATGTTTCTCGTGGGCTACACAGGGCAAGGACCTCGGTCTTTTCATTTGGAGGGACAAAAATTGGCATCACTgtcccttctcttttccatttacCCTCATACCTGTCCAGGATGAGTCCATGAGGAATGAAGACCCTTTCTAAATCTTCTTCATAATGCTTAGGAatgcaaaacagatttttgttGTAGCCGCTTTCCTCATCTCTTATCTGCAAGGGAAAGGGAAGTAAGTCTAAAACTAGCAACAAAGCCATACAAGAAAAAGCTTCCAGTCTCTGAtagtgtgaagaaaaaaaatcctccactCCAATAAtgtgtcaaaataaaaatatttctgagattttcTGATCTTTCTGCTAGAACTGTTCACAATCTGATAACTcaggagctggtggctgtgTTATGAATGGAGTTGTGAATGGACAAACAAGTACTTTGCCCCAGTCATTATGAGATAAATTCTTGGCCATCATCAACTCCTTTAAAAAGCCACCCAAAACAATAACAACCTCCCCTCTCATTCCATTTGCTGTTCTCAGAGCTCAGTAGCTTGCTTGTGTGGTAGacaagtgaaaattaaaatgtaaagcaAGGAGATTGGGATTACAGGTCAGCATGTGACTTtgaggtgctgctctgccttgatCATAATTTTCCGCTGtgtaaaagagaaaactctGCCTTCTAAGCATGAATTCACAGCTGAATTTTGACATTCCAGCAATTAGCTGTCTCAGAGGACAAGGGAGATGGCTTACTGCAAAGAAGAAGCTTTGGGATGGCCTTGGGCAGAGGGGAAGCTGCAGAGGGTGGGAAGCTGTTGTGCTGTTTGCCTTTGGAGCAGAGTGCTACTCATCGTGGCTGGGGACTGACCAGGGCTATGTCCCACAGATCTGGACCCTAACCCTTTTTGCCTCCAGGGTTTCAGATTACAGTTCTTTATTCAACATGCTGATTTCAGGCTGTTGCACCCAGAGATGTCTGTGTGTCTAGAAGATCTATAATCTCCATTTGGGTTTCTCTTCTGGCCCCAGATCAGTGTCTTTGGATTCTACCTCCCTTCAAGACCTTGATGAATGCTTTGTTCATTTATAAAGTGGTTGTGCAAAAGCAGATAAGGAAACATATAAGGAAGTAGAAAGAATTGTGAATAAGATTAATATGTaacttttagaaataaattaggAAAATCCCCTCAAATTAATGAGATTTTTGTCATACCTGAAACTGccctgctgtttttaaaaatacagaactaaccgaaagaaaaattcagagcTGGCTCAAAGcttcagcagtgaaaaataGGTTATCTACATACCACTTACCTTCCACACAACTCGGTAAAGCATCTTTCTAAAACCTCAGAGCTGTGGATTCAGCAGTAAGAGCATAAAGTATTGGTAACAACCAGTTAACACCTGCAAACTCTTTAGACAGATGAATTGTTtttaattctccttttctttggcATAGGAGAGATAAGTGcttaggaagaaaagaaaaatggagtgTAGGAAACAGTAGTAGGTTATCACTTGTAAAACTCATGGCAGCCAAAAATGAAATAACCAATTActgccatttattttaaattggcCACAAATAACTTCCTGCATTTAAAGCTAAAACTGCAGACAGGTGTTAAAGGAAGTTTCAGAGAACAGATTATAATTGCACAAGGCAATGGATATAGAAGCTCATCCTGACTGGACTAAGCATATTCTACAAGTACTCAAAATTGATTTGCCCTAATGCTCCAAAAACATGCAGAATGACCttgcagctgagccctgggtGGGTGGCAGCAGTTCTGTTCTGCCTGCTTTAGTTACTACTTTCTTCATGGCTGAAGTCAGTGAAGTGAAAGCATAAGTACAGGATTGGTTTTAGATTGGGTTTGTTCGTGCCTCGTTGATTGTGGAGAGATGCTGGAATCAGCTGGGTCGGGCTGGGCcacagcactgagagcagcttAATtagtgcagagctgctcatggCTTGATGTTCAATTGACCCAGCTGGACAGCTCGAAACTGGCCCATTTCTCCCTCTGGGAAGCTGCTAGTGGTAAATACACAGGCAGGGTATGAGATTCTGACTTAATTAGAAGCATCGGTCAAAGACAATGATTATTTAAGACTACTGGAACATATAAACAGCATTATCATTTGaagtatcaaaaaaaaaagcacctttaAGGATAGTCACTGACACCAGTATTAAaagtgctgtttgttttgttgttgggtttttttttttttgatttttggtttattttgtatCCAAGATTCCCATGTCTATTGCATTGTACTTAACTGCAGCTTAAAAGCAGTGATAATGCTCCCTGCAATTTGAGCAGGTCCTTTTGCCTAATCATGATACTGATTGCAGTATTTAATGGGCTTCAGCTTTACAATCTGCTTTTGCATTTATACATGCACAGCATTTCTTCTGCACAGCAAGTTAAAGGTCAGCCTTCTTGCCAAAGCTGAGCTTCCTGCTGCACTTGATGAGTGACAGCACAACTGCTTCAGCTCAAGTGAGGGATGAGTTTGTCTGTGTGGATGTAACTGTGAAATAAAGGTAATCTTGAGGCATAAAGGTGTGGATAGTCATTACTGCTTAAAACTACTCCAGCAGTGCAGTTTTGTAGCTGTTACTTGGTTTAACAACTCTGCTCATTGAGAGTCTTGGGTACAAACAATATCTGCTACAGCAATATTCTCTGTgtgaagcattttttaaagactAATTAAAGGTTCAAAATCAGAACTTTAAGGATTGCATCAGTCTGAGCACCCCATCACCACAGCAACCTGCCTTACAGTCTCATTAAAGCCTTTGCTTAGTTGAATATTGCCTTGGCATGTGCTGAATAATACAGTGACAGCCCATAATAATAAAGCAATCTACTAAACTGTCATACAAAatcattaaatttttaaataataagtTTATAACTTGAGGAATTAGTTGTTTAGTTTAGTTTCAGTCTGATCTGTTCAATTACTGGTGTAAGTTTCTGAGTTTAAGTGGGAAAAACAACACTATGAACTACAGCAATTTCATACAGTAGAGAAATTCATAACTATTGTTTTGTCAGAATGAAAGAATATGAATATAGGTATGTTAAAGTCAAATAATGTCACGCATTTGTAGAAAAGTGAGTCTATCAAGATGCCTCTTCTCTGAAAGCCATCTTTTCTGCTGAATAAATATAAGAAGCAAAGCCTTTCATTAGCCAGTATTTCTAATGTTCTGCTATTTTTGCTGAAGCTGACCTTTCCCCCACAGCCAAAGCTCCCTTCAGGCACATAACCAAACTCAAGGACATTACACTTTCTTACCTGCAGTCCATGAGCCATAATCCCTCTTGAAGGATGCTCTTGCAGAATGAGTTGGTGTTACTACTGCAGTTTGGCTGGCTCTGTTTTAATCTTCCAGTCAGACCATGACTTGCTTCTAAAAGATCAAAATTGCCGTCTTTCCTGCAGGAAGCATTACTTCCTTCTGCTAATCACTGACATCACAATCCCAGGTTTTTACCTAATCAGATtaaccagaaataaaatgagcTTGAGCCCTGCTGTAACCAATGAGAATAAAGATGTGGGGAACGAGGGAGATGCAAAGGAGGAGCTCAAGAATCAAATTAATGGGAAGGTCTTGGTAGAATCtgaggtggggttttttaactgaaaacacTCATCAGATATTTGGTTGTAGCTGGTGGTAAATCAGTGGTGTATGTGTAAAAGGTAACTTTGTATACCATTTTCTTACACAGTGTTTGTTTACACAATCCAGTGTTGTGACAAAGTCCATACTTTTAAACATTCATGTTGTAACTTGCTGTCACAAAATGTCAGTCAGAGATAAAGCAGACTaaacaaagcatatttttaacaGGATCTTGAAGGAGACGTCTGCAACTGTTGAGATGTGGTGAACCCTGTCTGTCATTCTTCCAGGTCATCCTTTCCTAAAACCAGAGGGTAACAGTTCCAGCAACATGCTTCACAtcatttaaaatcaaatcaTGCTGACATTCCCTGTAATCTGATTAATCTACCAAACTGCACTATTATCTGGGATTAACATGAAAGTCTCAAAGTTCTAAAAATTAATCCTACTTGCAAAATGAGCTAAAACCAGCTTGCATGCAACATATTACAGGATGTTCTTACTAGATGGGgtatattttattaattcaaCTAGTTTAGTGTTCTCTTGGTGAGGGAGCACAGTACCAAATGAAAGGAGAtttctcttgtttctttgtAGTCTCACAGTTGCTCTTCAAATTGTGGCTGGTGACACTTGGGATAATGTAGAAAATCTGTTCCAATGGATTAATGGGTATATCCACAACCTTAAGTGAGACATTAAATAGTAGTTCTTTTGGGAACTGTTAGTGCCTTGAGGCTACCTGACCCCTATTTGATGTAGTCAGCAGGACCATCCTTCTGTGAATTCCCTACTGTGTTTCCTGTATACTCGTGAACTC from Motacilla alba alba isolate MOTALB_02 chromosome 11, Motacilla_alba_V1.0_pri, whole genome shotgun sequence includes:
- the LOC119705501 gene encoding hypoxanthine-guanine phosphoribosyltransferase-like; translated protein: MAHGLQIRDEESGYNKNLFCIPKHYEEDLERVFIPHGLILDRTERLARDIMQDMGSHHIVALCVLKGGYKFFADLLDHIKALNQNGDKSVPVTVDFVRIKSYCNDSPAEKISFVGEELSTLNGKNVLVVEDIIETGRTMKALLSKIKDKKPRMVKVVSLLVKRTCQSPGYRPDYTGFEIPDKFVVGYALDYNEYFRDLNHICILKENAKEKYRM